The following are from one region of the Bradyrhizobium septentrionale genome:
- a CDS encoding helix-turn-helix transcriptional regulator produces the protein MHDIAHSSKRLNESLHLPVLVIVEPLLLPRTCILNVLRRELDELEILDMATVQSLDCTSARDVRLVVLSIADKHIGDPTVEDDFAFVAECCPNAAVAVLSNHDDEPTVQAAMQRGVRCFLSTSLPIEIAIAGLRLVLVGGVYRPLPVAGMNKMPDFEPPDARGLASAYLINEAARLAIDRSVADLTPREQHVLAELELGLPNKLIAAKLNLSESTVKMHIQHIMRKCAAHNRTEAVLRWRGRLPAQSRDLEPGAALTTET, from the coding sequence ATGCACGACATAGCGCACTCCTCAAAGCGGCTCAATGAATCCCTTCACTTGCCGGTTCTGGTGATCGTCGAGCCGCTCCTGTTGCCTCGCACATGCATTCTGAACGTCCTCAGGCGGGAACTGGACGAGCTTGAGATCCTTGACATGGCGACGGTCCAAAGCCTGGACTGCACGTCAGCCCGTGATGTTCGTCTGGTGGTGCTGAGTATCGCGGACAAGCATATCGGCGATCCCACGGTTGAGGACGACTTTGCCTTCGTTGCGGAGTGCTGTCCCAACGCCGCCGTTGCAGTCCTGTCAAATCATGACGACGAGCCGACCGTGCAGGCCGCGATGCAGCGGGGCGTGCGCTGCTTTCTTTCCACCTCGCTACCAATCGAGATCGCCATAGCTGGCCTGCGCCTTGTTCTCGTCGGCGGCGTCTACAGGCCGTTGCCCGTCGCCGGGATGAACAAAATGCCGGATTTCGAGCCGCCGGACGCGCGGGGGCTTGCGTCCGCATATCTGATCAACGAGGCAGCCAGGCTGGCTATCGACAGGAGCGTGGCCGATCTCACGCCTCGAGAGCAGCACGTTCTGGCGGAACTGGAGCTCGGCCTGCCCAACAAGCTAATCGCCGCCAAACTGAACCTTTCGGAAAGCACCGTCAAAATGCACATTCAGCACATCATGAGGAAATGTGCCGCCCACAATCGCACCGAAGCGGTCCTCCGTTGGCGCGGCCGGTTGCCCGCGCAGAGTCGCGATCTCGAGCCGGGCGCAGCTCTGACGACGGAGACCTAG